The proteins below are encoded in one region of Micromonospora sp. DSM 45708:
- a CDS encoding zinc-binding dehydrogenase, producing MRDRVVVVNGPGRVELIEQDAPELREGTFRVETLYSGVSAGTELSYVKGTNPYLHVTWNAGLGLFQPGEASTPYPVTRLGYMQVGRVVESRTPAVAVGTVGAMTYGHRSGWVADPVAERFVPLPDDLDPLLGVYVAHMGPICANGLLHAAADLCGTDVRTLGDGVRGRRVAVVGSGVVALLTALFARRHGAASVVVVDPTPARRQVAEALGLETLDPEADDPGTVLKTRWNHAAGDRGADVVFQCRGQDWALQLALRLLRPQGTVIDLAFYQGGADAVRLGEEFHHNGLSLRCAQIGRVPRGLAPTWDRERLSAETIELLRQYGDQIRKHLVSAVVPLDEAPALLTDLAERRRSELQVVLTG from the coding sequence ATGCGTGACCGGGTGGTGGTGGTCAACGGTCCGGGCCGGGTCGAGCTGATCGAGCAGGACGCGCCCGAGCTGCGCGAGGGCACGTTCCGGGTGGAGACGCTCTACAGCGGCGTCTCCGCCGGCACCGAGCTGAGCTACGTCAAGGGCACCAACCCGTACCTGCACGTCACCTGGAACGCCGGTCTCGGGCTGTTCCAGCCGGGGGAGGCGAGCACCCCGTACCCGGTGACCCGGCTCGGTTACATGCAGGTCGGCCGCGTGGTGGAGAGCCGCACCCCGGCGGTCGCGGTGGGCACGGTCGGCGCGATGACGTACGGGCACCGCAGCGGCTGGGTGGCCGACCCGGTCGCCGAGCGGTTCGTGCCGCTGCCCGACGACCTCGATCCGCTGCTCGGCGTCTACGTGGCGCACATGGGGCCGATCTGCGCCAACGGGCTGCTGCACGCCGCCGCGGACCTCTGCGGCACCGACGTCCGGACGCTGGGCGACGGGGTCCGTGGCCGCCGGGTGGCGGTGGTCGGCAGCGGCGTGGTCGCGCTGCTCACCGCGCTGTTCGCCCGCCGTCACGGCGCCGCCTCGGTGGTCGTGGTGGACCCCACCCCGGCCCGCCGGCAGGTGGCCGAGGCGCTCGGCCTGGAGACGCTCGACCCGGAGGCGGACGACCCGGGCACGGTGCTCAAGACCCGGTGGAACCACGCCGCCGGGGACCGGGGCGCGGACGTGGTCTTCCAGTGCCGTGGCCAGGACTGGGCGTTGCAGCTCGCGCTGCGGCTGCTGCGGCCCCAGGGCACGGTGATCGACCTGGCGTTCTACCAGGGCGGCGCGGACGCGGTCCGGCTCGGCGAGGAGTTCCACCACAACGGGCTGTCGCTGCGCTGCGCGCAGATCGGCCGGGTGCCGCGCGGGCTGGCCCCGACCTGGGACCGGGAGCGGCTCTCCGCGGAGACGATCGAGCTGCTGCGCCAGTACGGCGACCAGATCCGCAAGCACCTCGTCTCCGCCGTGGTGCCGCTGGACGAGGCGCCGGCCCTGCTCACCGACCTGGCCGAGCGTCGCCGCTCGGAGTTGCAGGTGGTGCTGACCGGCTGA
- a CDS encoding Gfo/Idh/MocA family protein yields the protein MRVGLVGAGGVAQRHARVLTGFEGVELLGVTDVAAEAAEALAGTYGGRVFRDVDELLAAGPDAVYVCVPPFAHGPAEEAVIAAGVPMFVEKPVAVDLETAERVAALVEQRGLRTGVGHHWRYLGVVEEARRLLADRPVRMVNGAWLDKVPPVAWWARRDRSGGPVVEQAAHVLDLIRVLVGEVTEVTAYGDGTPPPVDGADIDSVTAATLRFDSGAVGTLAAACVLTWKHRAGLEILADGLALSLAEDGLTISDADGERHLPADPDDARIAVDRAFVDAVRGVGDDVRVPYAEALRTQRLALALAESARTGRPVALPTGPAARTTAVVADAGVTVDA from the coding sequence ATGCGGGTGGGACTGGTCGGGGCCGGTGGGGTGGCGCAACGCCACGCCCGGGTGCTCACGGGCTTCGAGGGCGTGGAACTACTCGGCGTGACCGACGTCGCGGCGGAGGCGGCGGAGGCGCTCGCCGGCACGTACGGCGGTCGGGTCTTCCGGGACGTGGACGAGCTGCTCGCCGCCGGCCCGGACGCGGTGTACGTCTGCGTGCCGCCGTTCGCGCACGGCCCGGCCGAGGAGGCGGTGATCGCCGCCGGCGTGCCGATGTTCGTGGAGAAGCCGGTCGCGGTCGACCTGGAGACGGCCGAGCGGGTCGCCGCGCTGGTGGAGCAGCGTGGGCTGCGCACCGGCGTCGGCCACCACTGGCGGTACCTGGGCGTGGTCGAGGAGGCCCGGCGGCTGCTCGCCGACCGTCCGGTGCGGATGGTCAACGGGGCCTGGCTGGACAAGGTGCCGCCGGTGGCGTGGTGGGCGCGGCGGGACCGGTCCGGCGGCCCGGTGGTGGAGCAGGCCGCGCACGTGCTCGACCTGATCCGGGTGCTGGTCGGCGAGGTCACCGAGGTGACCGCGTACGGCGACGGCACCCCGCCGCCGGTCGACGGCGCCGACATCGACTCGGTGACCGCGGCCACGCTGCGGTTCGACTCCGGTGCGGTCGGCACGCTCGCCGCAGCCTGCGTGCTCACCTGGAAGCACCGGGCCGGCCTGGAGATCCTGGCCGACGGGCTGGCCCTGTCGCTGGCCGAGGACGGCCTGACGATCTCCGACGCCGACGGCGAGCGGCACCTGCCCGCCGACCCGGACGACGCGCGGATCGCCGTCGACCGGGCGTTCGTCGACGCGGTCCGCGGCGTCGGCGACGACGTGCGCGTCCCGTACGCCGAGGCGCTGCGCACCCAACGGCTGGCGCTCGCGCTGGCCGAGTCGGCGCGGACCGGCCGGCCGGTGGCGCTGCCGACCGGCCCGGCGGCCCGGACCACCGCCGTGGTGGCCGACGCGGGGGTGACAGTCGATGCGTGA
- a CDS encoding glucosyl-3-phosphoglycerate synthase — translation MEAWATYRTSTADDWPAHRLVRAKGGNRVSVVLPARNEEATVGAIVSTIREHLMDRVPLVDELIVVDSRSTDRTAQVARAAGAEVVGQDAMTRGLPRLTGKGDALWAGLAAAEGDVVAFVDADLREFRPHFVTGLLGPLLIDPSVEFVKGFYHRPLVGATGVEPDGGGRVTELMARPLLNLFWPELAGFVQPLAGEYAGRRTVLERVPFVTGYGVETAMLIDLLELVGLDALAQVDLGQRKHRHQDTAALGRMSAQIMLTAWSRLQRRGWAAPGTMPTPMLTQFRRGGSETLPNLDREIVVNDVSVEERPPLAELRHRVPRRRVAA, via the coding sequence GTGGAGGCGTGGGCCACGTACCGAACCAGTACGGCCGACGACTGGCCGGCGCACCGGCTGGTGCGGGCCAAGGGTGGCAACCGGGTCAGCGTGGTGCTGCCGGCGCGCAACGAGGAGGCGACGGTCGGCGCGATCGTGTCGACCATCCGCGAGCACCTGATGGACCGGGTGCCGCTCGTCGACGAGCTGATCGTGGTGGACTCCCGGTCCACCGACCGGACCGCCCAGGTGGCCCGCGCGGCCGGCGCCGAGGTGGTGGGGCAGGACGCGATGACGCGTGGGCTGCCGCGGCTCACCGGCAAGGGCGACGCGCTGTGGGCCGGGCTGGCCGCGGCCGAGGGGGACGTGGTCGCGTTCGTCGACGCCGACCTGCGCGAGTTCCGGCCGCACTTCGTCACCGGGCTGCTCGGGCCGCTGCTCATCGACCCGAGCGTGGAGTTCGTCAAGGGCTTCTACCACCGGCCGCTGGTCGGTGCGACGGGCGTGGAGCCCGACGGCGGCGGCCGGGTGACGGAGCTGATGGCCCGACCGCTGCTCAACCTGTTCTGGCCCGAGCTGGCCGGCTTCGTGCAGCCGTTGGCCGGCGAGTACGCGGGCCGCCGCACGGTGCTGGAGCGGGTGCCGTTCGTCACCGGGTACGGCGTCGAGACGGCGATGCTCATCGACCTGCTGGAGCTGGTCGGGCTGGACGCGCTGGCCCAGGTCGACCTCGGCCAGCGCAAGCACCGACACCAGGACACCGCCGCGCTGGGCCGGATGTCGGCGCAGATCATGCTGACCGCCTGGTCCCGGCTCCAGCGGCGCGGCTGGGCGGCGCCCGGGACGATGCCGACCCCGATGCTCACCCAGTTCCGTCGGGGCGGCTCCGAGACGCTGCCCAACCTGGACCGGGAGATCGTCGTCAACGACGTCTCGGTCGAGGAACGCCCACCGCTGGCCGAGTTGCGCCACCGCGTCCCGCGCCGCCGGGTCGCCGCATGA
- a CDS encoding glycosyltransferase → MTLTVLMNAGPWLSVPPPGYGGIENVVATLVPELRRLGVRVVLASVESSTLPVDERIAVFPDGQFPALQRPYNQVCGVSQAHLAHVVRALHSRDDIDLVHDHVEAVGLATLAAMGPDAPPVLHTLHWDLAKHPELYGNLDGGDRVRVNGVSASQLARAPRALREHSVGHVHLSTPLAVDADRRPAAPKGDHVVILGRINPGKGQDLGARLAREVGFPLVLAGPVGPYHRPADLAAAGDEARQNPDVRFFHDHVAPYVDGDLVRWVGTVAGQERDDLVASARASLFPLRWEEPGGTAVVESLSLGTPVVATARGCLPELIAPGRTGLLTTDEEELGDLVLAAGRLDADECRREAADRFTPARMAERYVELYDRVRQGATRSLQPA, encoded by the coding sequence ATGACGCTCACCGTGCTGATGAACGCCGGCCCGTGGCTGTCCGTGCCGCCGCCCGGGTACGGCGGGATCGAGAACGTGGTGGCCACGCTGGTGCCGGAGCTGCGCCGGCTCGGCGTACGGGTGGTGCTCGCCTCGGTGGAGAGCAGCACGCTGCCGGTCGACGAGCGGATCGCGGTCTTCCCGGACGGGCAGTTCCCCGCGTTGCAGCGGCCGTACAACCAGGTCTGCGGCGTGTCCCAGGCGCACCTGGCGCACGTGGTGCGGGCGCTGCACTCCCGCGACGACATCGACCTGGTGCACGACCATGTGGAGGCGGTCGGGCTGGCCACCCTGGCCGCGATGGGCCCGGACGCGCCGCCGGTGCTGCACACGCTGCACTGGGACCTGGCCAAGCATCCGGAGCTGTACGGCAACCTCGACGGCGGTGACCGGGTGCGGGTCAACGGGGTGTCCGCCTCGCAGCTCGCCCGCGCTCCCCGCGCGCTGCGGGAGCACTCGGTCGGCCACGTGCACCTGTCCACCCCGCTGGCGGTCGACGCGGACCGCCGTCCGGCGGCCCCGAAGGGCGACCACGTGGTGATCCTCGGCCGGATCAACCCGGGCAAGGGGCAGGACCTGGGTGCCCGGCTGGCCCGGGAGGTCGGCTTCCCGCTGGTGCTGGCCGGCCCGGTCGGGCCGTACCACCGGCCGGCGGACCTGGCCGCGGCCGGCGACGAGGCGCGGCAGAACCCGGACGTGCGGTTCTTCCACGACCACGTCGCCCCGTACGTCGACGGCGACCTGGTGCGCTGGGTCGGCACGGTGGCCGGGCAGGAGCGCGACGACCTGGTCGCCTCGGCGCGCGCGTCGTTGTTCCCGCTGCGCTGGGAGGAGCCGGGCGGCACGGCGGTGGTCGAGTCGCTGTCGCTGGGCACGCCGGTGGTGGCCACCGCCCGGGGCTGCCTGCCGGAGCTGATCGCGCCCGGCCGTACCGGCCTGCTCACCACCGACGAGGAGGAGCTGGGCGACCTGGTGCTCGCCGCCGGCCGGCTGGACGCCGACGAGTGCCGGCGCGAGGCGGCCGACCGGTTCACCCCGGCCCGGATGGCCGAGCGTTACGTCGAGCTCTACGACCGGGTCCGCCAGGGCGCCACGCGGTCGTTGCAGCCCGCCTGA
- a CDS encoding DUF4383 domain-containing protein, whose protein sequence is MAHSRARRNPADGRAPVRRAASGFAVLLLLLGVLGFVPGITSSFADLRFAGPASGARLFGLFQVSVLHNVVHLALGVAGLLLARTVAGARAFLLGGGAVYLVLWLYGLAVDRRTEANVLAVNRADTWLHLLLGVAMLAPGLLAGRRDRRR, encoded by the coding sequence ATGGCGCACTCCCGGGCGCGGCGCAACCCGGCCGACGGCCGGGCGCCGGTGCGCCGGGCCGCCTCGGGTTTCGCGGTGCTCCTGCTGCTGCTCGGTGTGCTGGGCTTCGTGCCCGGGATCACCAGTTCCTTCGCCGACCTGCGGTTCGCCGGACCGGCGTCCGGCGCCCGGCTGTTCGGCCTGTTCCAGGTCTCGGTGCTGCACAACGTCGTCCACCTGGCGCTCGGCGTCGCCGGTCTGCTGCTGGCCCGCACCGTCGCCGGCGCCCGCGCGTTCCTGCTCGGCGGCGGCGCGGTCTACCTGGTGCTCTGGCTCTACGGCCTGGCCGTCGACCGGCGTACCGAGGCGAACGTCCTGGCGGTGAACCGCGCCGACACCTGGCTGCACCTGCTGCTGGGGGTCGCCATGCTGGCGCCGGGGCTGCTCGCCGGCCGCCGCGACCGCCGCCGCTGA
- a CDS encoding ATP-binding protein, with translation MSTRIRCEVRDESPVTVVRLAGALDLGTMRAVHEVLDRCLAAQPDALVVDLEEIDVTDPLALSVFAAAARRAADWPAVPMVLSAPPRETAAWLNETTACRVVPVRRDCAEAAALAGTAASPRLRARLEPVAGACRRARELVTEACGRWNVPELAGPASLVLSELVGNVVRHAGTPMHVTLTLRRPYLRVAVMDGSPAEAYALTGRDPRAEGGRGLMLVRELTQRWGSTPVGAGKVVWAMLPAN, from the coding sequence ATGTCGACCCGGATCAGGTGCGAGGTCCGCGACGAGTCACCGGTCACCGTCGTACGGTTGGCCGGCGCGCTCGACCTGGGCACGATGCGTGCGGTGCACGAGGTGCTGGACCGGTGCCTGGCCGCGCAACCGGACGCGCTCGTGGTCGACCTGGAGGAGATCGACGTCACCGACCCGCTGGCGCTGTCCGTGTTCGCGGCGGCGGCCCGGCGGGCGGCCGACTGGCCGGCGGTGCCGATGGTGCTCTCCGCCCCGCCACGGGAGACCGCCGCCTGGCTGAACGAGACCACCGCCTGCCGGGTGGTGCCGGTGCGCCGGGACTGCGCGGAGGCGGCGGCGCTGGCCGGCACCGCGGCGTCCCCACGGCTGCGGGCCCGGTTGGAGCCGGTCGCCGGGGCCTGCCGGCGGGCCCGGGAGCTGGTCACCGAGGCGTGCGGCCGGTGGAACGTGCCGGAGCTGGCCGGTCCGGCCTCGCTGGTGCTCAGCGAGCTGGTCGGCAACGTGGTCCGGCACGCCGGCACGCCGATGCATGTCACGCTGACGCTGCGCCGGCCGTACCTGCGGGTGGCGGTGATGGACGGCAGCCCGGCGGAGGCGTACGCCCTGACCGGCCGTGATCCCCGCGCGGAGGGCGGCCGGGGGCTGATGCTGGTGCGGGAGCTGACCCAGCGCTGGGGCAGCACGCCGGTCGGCGCCGGCAAGGTCGTCTGGGCCATGCTCCCGGCGAACTGA
- the ctaD gene encoding aa3-type cytochrome oxidase subunit I translates to MPKRVVTDPAHDRGPAILAPARFGGYPGPVREAVKGNSLWRLLRTTDAKLIGLLYLATSFAYFLIGGFMAMLIRAELARPGMQLLSPEQYNQMFTMHGTIMLLLFATPMVFGFGNYLVPLQIGAPDVAFPRLNAFAYWLYFFGAAITVGGFLTPQGSADFGWTAYTPLSTSQHTPGVGANMWVVGLAVSGLGTILGAVNMITTILTLRAPGMTMFRMPIFTWNLLLTSVLVIFVFPLLAAALFALASDRILHSHVYDPTTGGPMLWQHLFWFFGHPEVYIVALPFFGIITEIIPVFARKPIFGYTGLVLATLAITVLSMAVWAHHMFATGQVLLPFFSILSYLIAVPTGVKFFNWIGTMWKGQLTFETPMLFAIGFLVTFLLGGLTGVLLASPPVDFHVTDSYFVVAHFHYVLFGTIVFAAFGGIYFWFPKMTGRLLDERLGKMHFWTMFVGFHATFLVQHWLGAEGMPRRYADYLPSDGFTGLNEISTIGSFVLGASTLFFIYNVWKSWRYGAMVTVDDPWGFGNSLEWATTCPPPLRNFDRMPRIRSERPAFDAKYGPLVADLGRDLPQRTTRPPQSLGEEFHHVRYPKESPAAEGAHGAREAVEYHPAPQSGARPVEVPEPEDVRRPSFEETDEPEETILGAQREDQPDDRWRHPRGHGDTPEN, encoded by the coding sequence ATGCCCAAGCGAGTAGTCACGGATCCGGCACACGACCGGGGGCCGGCGATCCTCGCACCGGCCCGGTTCGGCGGGTATCCCGGCCCGGTCCGGGAGGCGGTGAAGGGCAACTCGCTGTGGCGGTTGCTGCGCACCACCGACGCCAAGCTGATCGGCCTGCTCTACCTGGCCACGTCGTTCGCGTACTTCCTCATCGGCGGCTTCATGGCGATGCTGATCCGGGCGGAGCTGGCCCGGCCGGGGATGCAGCTGCTCTCCCCCGAGCAGTACAACCAGATGTTCACCATGCACGGCACGATCATGCTGCTGCTGTTCGCGACGCCGATGGTGTTCGGGTTCGGCAACTACCTGGTGCCGTTGCAGATCGGCGCGCCGGACGTGGCCTTCCCCCGGCTCAACGCGTTCGCGTACTGGCTCTACTTCTTCGGCGCGGCCATCACGGTGGGCGGGTTCCTCACGCCGCAGGGCTCGGCGGACTTCGGCTGGACCGCGTACACGCCGCTGAGCACGTCGCAGCACACGCCCGGGGTGGGCGCGAACATGTGGGTGGTCGGGCTGGCCGTCTCCGGTCTGGGCACCATCCTCGGCGCGGTCAACATGATCACCACGATCCTGACGCTGCGCGCGCCCGGCATGACCATGTTCCGGATGCCGATCTTCACCTGGAACCTGCTGCTCACCAGCGTCCTGGTGATCTTCGTGTTCCCGCTGCTGGCCGCCGCGCTGTTCGCGCTCGCCTCGGACCGCATCCTGCACTCGCACGTCTACGACCCGACCACCGGCGGGCCGATGCTGTGGCAGCACCTGTTCTGGTTCTTCGGGCACCCCGAGGTCTACATCGTCGCGCTGCCGTTCTTCGGCATCATCACCGAGATCATCCCGGTCTTCGCCCGGAAGCCGATCTTCGGCTACACCGGGCTGGTGCTCGCCACGCTCGCCATCACGGTGCTGTCGATGGCGGTCTGGGCGCACCACATGTTCGCCACCGGCCAGGTGCTGCTGCCGTTCTTCAGCATCCTGAGCTACCTGATCGCGGTGCCGACCGGGGTGAAGTTCTTCAACTGGATCGGCACCATGTGGAAGGGGCAGCTCACGTTCGAGACGCCGATGCTGTTCGCCATCGGCTTCCTGGTCACGTTCCTGCTCGGCGGCCTGACCGGCGTGCTGCTGGCCAGCCCGCCGGTCGACTTCCACGTCACCGACTCGTACTTCGTGGTGGCGCACTTCCACTACGTGCTGTTCGGCACCATCGTGTTCGCCGCGTTCGGCGGCATCTACTTCTGGTTCCCGAAGATGACCGGCCGGCTGCTCGACGAGCGGCTGGGCAAGATGCACTTCTGGACCATGTTCGTCGGCTTCCACGCCACGTTCCTGGTGCAGCACTGGCTCGGCGCCGAGGGCATGCCCCGCCGGTACGCCGACTACCTGCCCAGCGACGGCTTCACCGGGCTCAACGAGATCTCCACCATCGGGTCGTTCGTGCTCGGCGCGTCCACGCTGTTCTTCATCTACAACGTCTGGAAGTCCTGGCGGTACGGCGCCATGGTCACCGTGGACGACCCCTGGGGGTTCGGCAACTCGCTGGAGTGGGCCACCACCTGCCCACCGCCGCTGCGCAACTTCGACCGGATGCCGCGGATCCGCTCCGAGCGGCCGGCGTTCGACGCCAAGTACGGCCCGCTCGTCGCCGACCTCGGCCGCGACCTGCCGCAGCGCACCACCCGGCCGCCGCAGAGCCTCGGCGAGGAGTTCCACCACGTGCGGTACCCGAAGGAGTCGCCGGCCGCCGAGGGCGCGCACGGCGCCCGCGAGGCCGTCGAGTACCACCCCGCGCCGCAGTCCGGCGCCCGGCCGGTGGAGGTGCCGGAGCCCGAGGACGTGCGCCGGCCCAGCTTCGAGGAGACCGACGAGCCGGAGGAGACGATCCTCGGCGCCCAGCGCGAGGACCAGCCCGACGACAGGTGGCGGCACCCACGCGGACACGGCGACACCCCGGAGAACTGA
- a CDS encoding SigB/SigF/SigG family RNA polymerase sigma factor, with amino-acid sequence MFGQTTTPTPPTTDRGLEDLDAAALAYAARIEGLPPERRQEARDDLVRFALPFAGRLARRYRGRGEPLEDLEQVARLGLVNAVDRYDPERGSFTAYAAITIVGEIKRHFRDRTWGVHVPRRLRDLILEVGQATATLTSELSRAPSVAELAERLETPEEEILAALESAAGYSPASLNAPVGGESSAEFGDLVGESDNALESVDDRVTVSGLLHRLPWRERRILAMRFYGNQTQAEIAARFGISQMHVSRLLSRALTWLRQAMLADAPPPWQNGAAEAEPARSRISVRQNGDRVVVEVGGEVDRAGADQLRRAVLEAVTGQPREVVVDLVGAGGFDAGGIAALMAGRDAAARTGVPLRLTRVQPAVRRSLTAAGLPAAD; translated from the coding sequence ATGTTCGGACAGACCACCACACCCACCCCACCGACCACCGACCGGGGTCTGGAGGACCTCGACGCGGCGGCGCTCGCGTACGCGGCCCGGATCGAGGGGCTGCCACCCGAGCGGCGGCAGGAGGCGCGGGACGACCTGGTCCGCTTCGCGTTGCCGTTCGCCGGCCGGCTGGCCCGCCGGTACCGGGGTCGCGGGGAGCCGTTGGAGGACCTGGAACAGGTCGCCCGCCTCGGCCTGGTCAACGCCGTCGACCGGTACGACCCGGAGCGCGGCTCGTTCACCGCGTACGCGGCGATCACCATCGTCGGCGAGATCAAACGGCACTTCCGTGACCGCACCTGGGGCGTGCACGTGCCGCGCCGGCTGCGCGACCTGATCCTCGAGGTGGGGCAGGCGACCGCGACACTGACCAGCGAGCTGTCCCGGGCCCCGTCGGTCGCCGAGCTGGCCGAACGGCTGGAGACGCCGGAGGAGGAGATCCTCGCCGCGCTGGAGTCGGCCGCCGGCTACAGCCCGGCCTCGCTCAACGCGCCGGTGGGCGGCGAGAGCTCGGCCGAGTTCGGTGACCTGGTGGGCGAGTCCGACAACGCGTTGGAGTCGGTCGACGACCGGGTCACGGTCAGCGGCCTGCTGCACCGGCTGCCCTGGCGGGAGCGGCGGATCCTGGCCATGCGCTTCTACGGCAACCAGACCCAGGCGGAGATCGCGGCCCGGTTCGGCATCTCCCAGATGCACGTGTCCCGGCTGCTGTCCCGGGCGCTGACCTGGCTGCGCCAGGCGATGCTCGCCGACGCGCCGCCGCCCTGGCAGAACGGCGCCGCCGAGGCGGAGCCGGCCAGGTCCCGGATCTCGGTGCGGCAGAACGGCGACCGGGTGGTCGTCGAGGTCGGCGGGGAGGTCGACCGGGCCGGCGCGGACCAGTTGCGCCGGGCGGTGCTGGAGGCGGTCACCGGGCAACCCCGCGAGGTGGTGGTCGACCTGGTGGGCGCGGGCGGCTTCGACGCCGGCGGGATCGCCGCGCTGATGGCCGGTCGGGACGCCGCCGCCCGGACCGGGGTGCCGCTGCGGCTGACCCGGGTGCAGCCCGCGGTACGCCGCTCGCTCACCGCCGCCGGCCTGCCCGCCGCCGACTGA
- a CDS encoding CDGSH iron-sulfur domain-containing protein, giving the protein MPDDQSAPAATITPYRDGPLLVRGDFALVTPEGEPIETRRGTVALCRCGKSAIKPFCDGTHKVAAFRAP; this is encoded by the coding sequence ATGCCCGACGACCAGAGCGCCCCGGCGGCGACCATCACCCCGTACCGGGACGGACCGCTGCTGGTGCGTGGCGACTTCGCGCTGGTCACGCCGGAGGGCGAGCCGATCGAGACGCGCCGGGGCACGGTGGCGCTGTGCCGCTGCGGCAAGAGCGCGATCAAGCCGTTCTGCGACGGCACCCACAAGGTCGCCGCCTTCCGCGCCCCCTGA
- a CDS encoding iron-containing redox enzyme family protein, whose product MSTTTDRRHGPAPLPTARGPVSAALLTALRGSPGALPAGLGERFDEVAAPLTDEDLQLTLFLCYELHYRGWWGVTDEWEWEPSLLALRARAERPFDAALRELAGPLPAVLPAALPATLVDVVAADDGPALAATLQRRADLGQFREFVTHRSIYHLREADPHSWALPRLGGPAKAALVEIQMDEYGNGRLDRMHAELFRTTMDRLGLDTGYAAHLDRVPAVTLALNNLMSMFGLHRRLRGALLGHLAAYEMTSSLPNRRYGNGLRRLGFDEVATRFYDEHVEADAVHEQIAAYDLCGGLVRAEPALAGDVLFGAAAALALDRLFATHLLSAWAAGRSSLRPPTRALAAA is encoded by the coding sequence TTGTCCACCACCACCGATCGTCGCCACGGTCCCGCCCCGCTGCCGACGGCACGTGGGCCGGTCTCGGCCGCGCTGCTCACCGCGCTGCGCGGATCGCCCGGCGCGCTGCCGGCCGGGCTGGGCGAACGGTTCGACGAGGTGGCGGCGCCGCTGACCGACGAGGATCTCCAGCTCACGCTCTTTCTCTGCTACGAACTGCACTACCGCGGCTGGTGGGGCGTGACCGACGAGTGGGAGTGGGAGCCGTCCCTGCTGGCGCTGCGGGCCCGGGCCGAGCGCCCGTTCGACGCGGCGCTGCGGGAGCTGGCCGGACCGCTGCCGGCGGTGCTGCCGGCCGCCCTGCCGGCGACGCTTGTCGACGTGGTGGCCGCGGACGACGGCCCCGCGCTCGCCGCCACCCTGCAACGCCGGGCCGACCTGGGCCAGTTCCGCGAGTTCGTCACGCACCGCTCGATCTACCACCTCCGCGAGGCCGACCCGCACAGCTGGGCGTTGCCCCGCCTCGGCGGTCCGGCGAAGGCGGCGCTTGTCGAGATCCAGATGGACGAGTACGGCAACGGCCGGCTGGACCGGATGCACGCGGAGCTGTTCCGCACCACCATGGACCGGCTCGGCCTGGACACCGGCTACGCCGCCCACCTGGACCGGGTGCCGGCGGTGACGCTGGCGCTCAACAACCTGATGTCGATGTTCGGGCTGCACCGGAGGCTGCGCGGGGCGTTACTCGGCCATCTGGCCGCGTACGAGATGACCTCGTCGCTGCCGAACCGTCGGTACGGCAACGGGTTGCGCCGGTTGGGCTTCGACGAGGTCGCCACCCGCTTCTACGACGAGCACGTCGAAGCGGACGCGGTGCACGAGCAGATCGCGGCGTACGACCTGTGCGGCGGGCTGGTCCGCGCGGAGCCGGCGCTCGCCGGGGACGTGCTGTTCGGGGCCGCCGCCGCGCTGGCGCTGGACCGTCTCTTCGCCACCCACCTGCTGTCCGCGTGGGCCGCCGGCCGCTCGTCCCTGCGCCCGCCCACCCGCGCCCTGGCCGCTGCCTGA